GTAGTTAGCACTGTTCCCTGTTATGGGTTCTGGTCCTCTCTGTGTGAAATGTTCTGTGATTGATGAGTGGGTTTACTGCTTTGTGCTGCAGTCCATAGACATGCAAGTCAGGTGGAACTGAGGAgtgtacatttacttttaaatgaaagagTGAATGTCTTTcgacatactttttttaatgcacatgAGGGATTTCATGACACTTATGAACAGATTATATGAAATGAACCAAGGAAATTTTGTCCCCTGTTGGCTTGGAATTGAATTGCCCTTCTTAATGTCCTCTAAggtataaaaaataatgacttcATTGACTTTGTCATTGTCTCATCAGGagttttaagctttttttctcagtttgcaGTCATTCCCATGCTGGTTTCACTTCTACTCCCTCATGGAtgttaaaaaagcaaaacatacaacatgttttcatcagtttaatatctAGTTCAAGCTAAAATGTCATTACAAgggttgttgtttattttccctTCTACCGTCTGCATGTGGCCTCATTTTATAAAGCTTTTTAATAGCGTTGCTGTTAATTTAGCAATAGCGTGCAAACCCAAAAAGCTGTACACATATTTTCCATATTCATGTTATGCTAATCTCTCAAACACAGCCGTCTGAAAGCATtgttaactctctctctctgcagcatcaGAATTACCTCAACAAGCCAATGTGCTCACAGTATTCCTCCATTATGCCTCTCAGCTAAAAGAATTATAAGATTTCATCTGAAAGGTCAATAGACGCTTGAATAATAAATCCCGCCTCACCGCCAAAGAATTGtgctatttttatttgcatgtttccACATTATTCAAAGTGAGACAGCTTCACATCCAATCCCTCGGCTCTTTCCAGAGCTGTTGCTCCGTGTCCAGGGTCTTGATTGACGGGTGCCGTTTTGTCGTTTCTCTTTTTGTGCAGATGAGCTGTCATTCCGATGGATCCTGAATGAATTCCCCACCTTCATCCCACTGGACAAGAGGCGCTTTGTCTCCCAGATAACGGGTAACCTCTATATCTCCAAGGTGGACTCCTCCGACAGCGGCAACTACTCCTGCATTGCTTCCAGCCCATCCATTTCCAAGAGCGTTTTCTCCAACTACATCCCCCTCGTACCTCTGGCTGAACGTTAGTACTCCACTTTCTGCTATCCGTTTTTGTTCCAGATGCTTATTTCTGATCTTTCTTTAAATTATGATTACATTGAAGCTATTTGGGTTTTCATGGTTTCTTTAGTTTTACGGCCAGTGATCTTAAATAACTTACATAAGCAAAAGCCAAGCTCAAAATCTGGGTTGGTTTAATTGTCCTGTACCAGATTGATCACAGTAAGCTAAAACAATGACATGCAATTCACTGCAATAAATGCCACTTACTTTAGTGTGCAATACAATACGTTTTAATGTATATAATGCAATAAAGCTGAACACAAtctaaaaatacaacagagagattgaatatgtgtgtctgtattaaAGCCAGAGATCTTTAAGAAGTGGTCGATAAAGAAATAGTATCCAGACTGGGCTCTTTTACCAGCTAAATGAGGTGCGAGTATAAAGCAGGAGCTAAAGTGTTTTCTAAGAGATGAGTTTCAAAAACAAGCTTGCAGATGGGAAGTGACTCTGCCTGGCTGCAGCAAAGCagcacattgattttttttttttctctctcacatccTTGCTAAAAGCACCATGCTTAATCACAACAGTGCTTGTTTTAGATGTGATAAGGTCGTGCCACTGTTGTTGACtctttaaattagatttatagGAACAAATTAGCTCAGAGGtgaactgacacacactgacatgctTTGAAACAGAGCCAGCCTGttgtgaaaatattaaaatgaactgGAACATGAACAGCTCCATCGGTGGAGATCACAAACCAGTGTACATAAGAGTAGTTATAAATACTATGTGTAAGAGGTACAAACACAAAACTAGACGACTATTTCACCATTTATTCTAGGTAGCCTTCAGTTATTCCACTGTTTGATTTTGACTTTCATGATCATGTTAAACACCTGTGGCGGATGTGTTATGAAAAACACTATAGTTACTTAACACAGACTAAAATGTAGTGTCCCACCAAAGAGGTCAGGATCAGAGCAGAGCCGACCAGTTGTTTGGGCTCTCTCATgcatatgtgtattattatgagAAGCCTGCTGGGTATGTTGTGTCCTGTATTTAACTCTAACTAGTTTGTGTTTGGGAGGGAGTGCATACCTTTGCATTTCATGAGGGCTTTTTAAATGCCTTGGGTATGTGTAGATTGGACACAATGGGCCTCGTGCAGCAACATTCTCTGAAACTGCTCTTATGCGTTATATTagttttaaagagaaaaaataagagaatTCAACTCCAGATGCACAAAACATTCTTAACCATCTAAATCTGCTCTTTCCCTGGTCCGTGTTTTTAGCatgtaaacaacaaaatctGGTTTCAGAAAGCATGATAAGCCCTTTCCTACCTGGATGCTACAGGAGTACCCTGATTGAAACCTGGATACTTCATGTTTACACCTTATCTATGGATCCAATCATTATCGCCAGTGTCAGCAAGTGTTTCATTAACTGTAGTAATGTTAGTAGTTTGCcctcaaaacagaaaatgatgatctagaaataaaactgaaagtaTGACACCGGAACggatacattttatatttgctCCTGTATCCTGCTGTATGTCTTACTGCTGATGAAACAACTTCCAATCATCAGACCGGTAAATGCTCTGGCACTCTATATGAACTGAAATGTGTCTTCCTTCTCACCTGCTGAGGTAATGATCTGTGCGTAGAGACATGACAGTGCGACTGAGATGTCGAGAAATCAAAGGCACAGCTAGATCCACACAAAAAATCTTGATCCTGACAATCCCGAGATCAAATCTATTTTACAGGTTTGCTTCTGAAAAATACAGACTCAGCTGACTTATGCTGCAAGAGACAAACCCAGTTGAAATGAGCCACTACAACTTCCTGTAAAAATACAGAGAGGCAAATAAACTGGTCTCTCATGTTCCATATAAACTTCATAACCCAAGTATTGTCACAAAGCCATTGTGTTGCTAACCTAAAAAGCTTTGTTacttagtgtttttttgtgtgtgtgcttcagtaAGACATCTACAAAAAAGTATCTTTAGTTTCATTTGACCCACTTAggtaatgataaaaaatacttttaaacaaaacattgaaacaaacaatggttaaaatcaacacaaaatcaTTATGTACCTCTATTTGTTTCAGGCATAGCAGCTAGAAATGGTTTTATCACCCGAGTCATGATTCTGGCTTGTTTGTATTCCTTTTAGGTCCCATCAGGAAATACCCTGCTGACCTCAAAGTCAAGTTCCCAGACACCACTGCTCTGGTGGGACAGAATATCACCTTGGAATGCTTTGCTCTGGGGAAGTAAGTGTGAGAGATTGCTTACCTCTGTTTGACATGTGCATTGATTGGACTGAAAATGAGGAAAGGTTActgtttgttattattgtggCATTAAATAGGTTAATTTAAATGATGCAGAATATCAGTACAAATCTATTGACtatcataaacataaatacaacattttaaaatataggGATGATGTATTAATCTCTCAAAACAGCATATTGATTGACCCTAAATGCCctgttaaatgttgtttactGTATCTTAGATAGCCTTTGATCCACTGCTCTCGGAgctaaataattcataaaccATGTTTTGGAAAAACGATGACTTGAGTGCAGTGATGCATTACAAGTTAAAGCCTATCTACCTTGtgctttatttttcctctctctctctctctctctctttctctctctctcgctctctgccTTTCCCAGTCCTGTCCCCGAGATCCGCTGGAAGAAGATAGACGGACCGCTTCCACTCACTCACGAGGTGCGGATGGCGGGGGCTCATCTGCACCTGTACAATGTGCAGTCTGAAGACGCGGGCAGCTATCAGTGTGAGGCTGTGAACTCCAGAGGGAAGGACTACCACGCTGCACGTGTGTCCGTAGAAGGTAAGGACTGTGTTGTTTGTCATGTcagccttttattttcttaaatccTATGAAAGGGAATACACTTATTCATCAGATGTAAGTCTTTATCAGTGTGTTTATTATCTTCTGGACACTGTTGCTTCAGGTAAAGTCATAAACCCTTTGTTCTTTTCACTGCCTAGTATCATTTctcagctttttctttctttagatCTAACACCTTCTGTAATGCCTCAagtatcatatcatatattattgagcagctttttttgtttgcgtatcatttttgtcaaaaactGTAACTCCGATTTTGCCCATCTGCAGCTTTTCCTGAGTGGGTGGAGCACATCAGCAGCACAGAGCAGGACCTGGGCAGAGATTACACCATGTCCTGCATAGCCAGCGGCAAACCTGAACCACGCATCCACTGGCTGAAAAATGGACAACCGGTAAAATTcacactaaaaataaatgtcttgtcTCATGAATCTTAATTTGGCTGTAGTTGTAATATAAGCAgagcccccctcccccccttaGCATCTCTGTGAGGTGCACAGTGTGCATCCCAGGGTTCTTACAGTAGCACAGCAGTGACAGGAAGTTGGCACTGTGGGTACACATCATGTCAGGGGGAAAGTACCTGTTGGTATTGAGTGTGTGCCAGCATGGGTTGTGTAACCCTCCGTAGAAACACCTGTCATCAGGCCCGAAAAAAATACCCAGGAGAGTCACAATTAGTGGCAGCAGAGTGGGGGAGGTTGTTTGATATATGCGGATATGGATACATCATTATGCATTAATGAAATCCTCTCCCAGTCAAATAAACTAATTGTCGTCTGTACCTCTGTGGATGTCAACAATGATTTCAATCATTTGCtgactaaattaatttaaaatggatgaaaatTTAGAATGGTGATATTTTAACTTCacactcttgtttttttccacagtctCACAAGAAAGAGATGAGGTTCAGCAGCTTGACATTCGATGATTCAGGGATGTACCAGTGCATTGCAGAGAACAACCACGCAATCATATATGCTACTGCAGAGCTGCGTGTGTATGGTGAGTCACACTTTGAATACAGTCACATTTTGGCTGCATCAGAGATTTAGAGGTCACGTTGCAAGCTGACTAATTTTGAGCTCATTAGGATTTATGGAGAGCACCGACagattttatacaaaaaaacaattattgcaCATCTGAATGAAACATAAATCGAGAATGTTGTCTCAAAATTGACTTTGGTTatcaaaaatatcatagtaGATCAGTatccaacacatttttattattgtaaaaacaaCCATACATTTATGCATTACTTCAGCCAATGCATATTCTATTAAGTTTGTGATGAATAATCCAAAGTGTCCCTCCTCAGCCTGTGCTCCCACGTTTGAACACAACCCTGTGAAGAGAGTCCTGGCAGCTAAAAAAGGCCGGGTGGTGATCGAGTGTCGACCCAAAGCGGCTCCAAAGCCCAACTTCTCCTGGAGCAAAGACACAGAGCTGCTCCACAACTCCACCAGGTGAGCAGTCACCTAACAAAATAGGACCTTTCCTTTTTGCCTTCTGATCTGTAAATATTCTATGCATGTGTATTCATTCACAGAGGCTGGTTTATCATGAGGTTTTCTTTCTACTGTAGTTTTTAATGCAACTATTCATCCTCCTTTCTCTGTGACTGGGAGACATATCTGGGTCACATTAACACAAGGAGGAGTAACTGAGAATTTGATGTCTTACTACTCTAGAGGGGCTCGACACGTACAGTTTAGTGATTTCTTTGGGGCTCTAAATAAGCCATAGATCTCCTAAATTTACTTTGCGGCAGAACAtctttagtgttgttgtttgtcagtgattgctgtttgttgtttgtcagtGATTGCTGTGCActgctctgctgtctgtcaGTGGCTGACATTAAGCTCGCTCTCAAACTCATCACCGTGGACAGACCGGATGTGTAAACCCCTCGTCTTGTGCTCCTCACTGACAAAACAAGCCTAATCTTGTTAGATTGCATACTATGCTGCATAAACTTCATAACAATCTCTGCGGTGGCTGTGGTGGTGTGAAGTAGTGACGGGGCATCTGGCACGAGACTATTTGTCAtgcatgaatatgaaatatgcagatgaaaatgaatcaaacatCCTCGCCTTGCTTTCGGCACAATTTAATGTAGCGTCTTACTGAATAGTTTCCAAGTTGACACACTTGTCTTTCtggtaaaaacataaatctcaTTAGGAAACCGGAGAACATTCGGAGTGCTTTCATCATTTTTCATCATCCACATATCTGTGGAATAACATACGCTGGACTTTTGACCTTCATATCGTGCTGAATATTTCATATCGTATAGCTCTTTCTTGTCAGTGTGGGAAGAATTAATTCTGTTTTCTCCTTAGGGTGTTCATCTGGGAGGATGGGAGCCTGGAGATCCTCAACGTGACGCGGGCAGATGAAGGCAGATACACCTGCTTCGCCGAGAACGACCGGGGCAAAGCTAACAGCACGGGCTCTCTGGTGGTTACAGGCAAGTTCCAGCTAATGAACAATGCTTAATTGATAATTCTTTTtacacctcttttttttttttttacatccaggACAGCTTGTGTTGCTTTGACTGATAGCAGCCTTGGCTGCCAATCATTTCTGTCAGTCTCAGTCCCACTATTAAACAGTCCCGACCTCCAAATGTCTGCTGTTGAATTATTATCCCTCTGAGCACAGTGACAGTGTGCAGGCCCCTGGTGGATATACAGTCATTCCCCAAGGACAGAAGGCGATTGCGATCAGATGTGATGAGACACACTGTTCAATGAggaatgaggagaggaggacttGAGTTATGAACCTGTTGAGATAGTTTGATTGAATAGCGAATAATAACACTGatatgagttgtttttttttgcttgtgatttcttttcttcaaacatgcaatctcagctgtcaaacatatttagttttttacagtTGAGCTCATGTGGGTCTGGATGTAAAGCTCTTTTCTGCCCTCTTCTGGACATTTGTGCACATTGAATAATTCTAGCTTTTACATATCAACACCATATACTTTATCATTGAGCTGTCTACTATGATCccctttttcattttagaaattGACCTGTTCATTTTAtccattaaatcaaatatttactaAACTAAATGACATGTCATCGCCTGAACTGATCTCTTAATCATCACTGATTCCCTTGATCTCCTGTGTTTCTCCTCAGATTCCACAAAGATCACCCTGGCACCGTCCAACGCTGACGTTAAAGTGGGTGAGAACACCAGGATGCAATGTGCCGCGTCATATGACCCCTCCCTGGACATCACCTTCATCTGGTCCCTGGATGGCCGGGTCATTGACCTACACAAGGAGAGTCAACATTATGAACGCACCCTGGTGAGACAACACGGTGGTCCAGGAAGTATTTTAAAGggaaatgaaacataaataatcaAAGTTTAGCTTGGTAGTCCTAACTTTGCCCCCCCTTTGCAAAATCACAGCTCTAGCCTGGAGTTCATCCAATCAAATCAAAGTCAAGTTGATAGCTGTAATATTTTTATTGGAAtagcagaaatggaaaagtACAGCGGGCTTTAAATGAATATGACTCTAAAAGCCATTTCACATTCCTTCTCTGAGTGGAATAGTGCATTGTATAGCAATTTAATAGCAATTTCCGATAGCATCCATTATTGTTGACGGGCCCTACTCTCTCTCTTCGGGCAGCTCCAACCATCAGTTAGCGGTTAGCATTTCTCACTTGCCAATCTGCCCACTAGGCAAACACTATTATGATTGTGATTGATGATAACCCAATTTCGTACACAAGGAGGGTTTTCCCCTCATAAAATGTGGTCCAGTTTCACTTAATACTGTTTGTGTGGTGTTATTAAAGCATGTTTGAGTCTCGAACTGAGTTCAATGCAGTCATGTATTTTTGAGAGTTCAAACACTGTGTGGAGGTTGACAGAGCTGAAGCCCATCTCCATTTCACTTAATTGGTTGTTAAGTTGGATAACTTATTACTTCTGGTTTTGCAGGATTTTGTTAGTGTTTGAAATAATATCTCCTTTTCCATATCAAGCAGGCAGAgggaaaatatatgtaaaaatcataatttttgcTCCGACAAGAACACAGTGGGAAGATTTTGAtcaatgatgtttttctttcccctaaatgaactgttgttttgttatttgcaGAATGGAAGCTCAAACGGAGAGCTACTGATTAGGGACCTCCAGCTGAAGCATGCCGGACGCTACACCTGCACCGCACAGACCCCCATTGACAATGTTACCGCCTCGGCCCACCTGGTCGTCAGGGGTGAGTCATGAGTGGCACAATTACACAAATCCATACAGTCATGTATAAAAAATGCCTCAAAGGGCTCTTAAGCCATCCAACATAACCACAATATTCTTTGCCAAATGCTCTAACAGTTATTTTATATGACagatttctgtattttgtgtttttttgtgtactCCTCACTGTGGCTCATTAAGGTACTGTCCTTCAAATCTGATTCAGCTACgccacacagtcctgatgaagcagtgtgttagtGTTAAACTAAAAGTAGTGTTAAACTAAATGTAATAACAAGTATTAAGATTATTTGTGAATATGTAatgttatagaaaaaaaacgTAAGATTTGAAGCAAAGTTTTCAGGGAGGTTAGTTCCATAGAGCTTATTAGAAGAAATTCCGAGAGAATTTCACAGTTCATCAGTCACATATTTCTAAACTACTCATTAAAATTTTTCCCTAACTCCATGTTGTCAGACGTATGaaataaagagaggagagaaaaatggagaTAACACAAGTACTGTATCCAGCGTGGGTTTTCAGAGAAGTTAATCTTTCCAGAGTAACCAGACCGTAGACGATTTTGCCGGATAATCTGTCAACCCCAAGACTCCCTGCAAAAGACGGCAACAGTGAAAGCACTATTTATCCCAAAACTCTGTGTCCAGCCGgataaagtatataaatgtagttCATTTAATAAAGTCTTAATAAaatctgttgctgttgttgataAATTAAGAACAGTTGCAGATTTGGTTAAGCAAtgcttctgtaacattatgaagTGTTTTGAATAGTGTCAGCCTCCACTTGTCTTCATTAGAACTGAATAAAGAGTTGCGTGATAGCTGTTGACATAACATTAACGGATATGTTTGTGGTTGTTAGTTGTGTAATGCCATGTAATAAGTATTTGATGACTAAAGCGTGTAGGACATCATAGATTTCGATCTTTCACCACAGTATTTTGATACGGAGAGCTGCTGATTTCAGCGCTTGTTTCTTCCAGCCACATACAGATATCAACACgtacaaaataaacactgcCACTCCTCCGCAGCgcgctgtctgtctgtcattcaCTGTATTCCACCTCCTGGATGATTCATCAGCTTATTTTCACTCTCCACTTCCTGATGAGTGAGAGCTTGCCTTACAGCCTCCCCTAGGCTCTTGAAACAGGCCCAGTGTTGTCGAACAAAGGGGTCTCTTCAGATAGGAACCAGAGAACTCCAGCAATGATCTGGTTGCCAGTGATCCCTGTTGTGCCGTGGGTGTGCTGTCCACCGCTACTCCTTTTCTCGAGCAGGTGTTGACGGACGTCCAGGTGAAAGCACAGCAGCTGACTGTAACGTTTCCCAGAGTGGAACCAAAACACGGGGCCCTGGGCCGCTCCTAATGGGAGTGCCAAATGCCAGCAGTCTGGGTTTGCAGCGAGGGTAGAGATGAAAGACGGCTATTTATCGCGGCAGATGAGGAAGCAGATCTGCTCCGGGAGATTGTCCGAGCTAAACACACAGCCCTGCACCTGTAGCTTGTTATTAGTGGGGATTTGAGATAGGCAGAAGAGCTGTTTTCATatgaagggtgtgtgtgttattgtagcGTAATGTTACAGGCCTGCCTGGAACAGCGTCAAAATGTGGCCGTGTTAATGTAATTGTCTGAGAATGGGGAAAAGTATTCATGAGCTTTATTAAATTTGGTTCTTGGGAGTGAAGGATGTGAGCTAGTTGAAAGCGCTGAAGCTTATCAGTTCAAACACATTGTGCTAAGCATCCATATGACAGATTTTGGACAGACTTGGAAAATCTGTACAGTATTCATCCCCAACACTGAACtgtacaaaaactaaatattttcacTACTTCACTTTCTCTCCTGACTTGTAGAGGAGAGGGGAAGCTTAAGGGCGGTCCGGCTATGTCTAATCGCCTTACTTGTCTCGGCTCATATTCATgacttggggaaaaaaagtaaatcctGGCTGATTTCTGAGGCTGTGGGTTGGGAGGCTAACCTTAACACCGTCTGGGTTTTCTATTAGGGCCATTTTTATGTTCCTAAGGAAGAACCGAGGGGAGCAGGAGGACCAAGAGAAACACTGGATTCAGAAGCTTTTGGTTCAAATCTAGTTCATGTATGTTAATGGGCTCTAATGCTGTAATCCACATCAGACTTTGCTGATGTCTTTTAAAGAAGagattaaaataagaaaatgtaagagCTTTGATGTAACATATGCATCAAACAGAAGAGAGATTGGTGTTgaagtattactttttttatgccAAAAAATGTCCTCATGAGCTTGATTCCAAATAAAGCTCTCTCAGAGACGCTATATCCACTTTCTGTCCGTCTGCAATTTTGAAAGTATGGACATTCACTTTCTGCTTTAGGGACAAGTCAaagtaagataaaataagataaaataagataatcctttattagtcccgcagcggggaaatttgcaggattacagcagcagagaggaaagttcaaacaagagacatagtaaaaaaacaagatcaaaacaagtattatcaatatgtaaataagtaataacacagtaaagaaaattaaataagtaaaaaaaagtaataactaaaatattatatatacagacagaataattggaGGATTTTAACATGTTAAGGCTGAGAGACAGTGTCACAACTGTGCATCCCAACTTGTCGTCATCCATCAAACAACACCTTCAACTTGTCTCTTATTCTTGTCTCCACCCCCAGGTCCCCCCGGTGCACCAGGTGGGGTGCGAGTGGTGAACAAAACTGACCAGAATGTAACATTGCAGTGGAGCCGTGGAGCAGACAACCACAACCCCATCTCCAAATACACCATCCAGTACAGGGACTCCTTCTCAAAGGATGTCTGGAAGAATGCAACTACATGTGAGAACTTCAGCACACTAGTTGGTCAAATAAACACTGCTACCTTAATACTGAGCTGGCTCCACTGTTATAATAATTAGGGTCATGCCACATAGTTATACTGTAGGCCTACATGGTGGTTAATGTCTCTTAAAGATGGCTAAAATAGAATTTTGTCACGCATCAAGGCGTGGAAATATAGGAATGTATTCTGAAAATGGAActtcattattgttttaaagatatttttgttGAATAGAGGGAGAGAACTAGCTATACTGTGCTGCTGTATAACCCTGACATCTTGgcattgtgaaataaaatctgtgtttttccctCCAGCTCCCACAGATGTTGAAGGGAACACAGAGATGGCCACAGCTGTGGATTTGATCCCCTGGATGGAATATGAGTTCAGAGTGATTGCCACCAGCACTCTGGGGACGGGAGAGCCAAGCAGCCCTTCACCTAAAATCAAAACCCTGGAAGCATGTAAGATCATAACCTGACTTTGGGCTAACTTTTGTTACATATAACTTACAGTATGAAGACTCAGAGTAACTTTAAATGTCACGGAAATGTGGTCCGACAGGCCAGCTTTCCATCCATCATTCAATTACAGCGCTGTTTACTTATGCTAAGTATCGCTGTAGAAATGAGTCAGCAGAAATCCCATCAATCTGAACTTTCTACAGTAGAAGCTTGCTGCCAATCTCACCACACAAACCTCTACAAATGAGCACTTTGCTG
This is a stretch of genomic DNA from Anoplopoma fimbria isolate UVic2021 breed Golden Eagle Sablefish chromosome 19, Afim_UVic_2022, whole genome shotgun sequence. It encodes these proteins:
- the LOC129107716 gene encoding contactin-1a-like isoform X1 — encoded protein: MLLVKRLKEGVRRKPGSPANVPSAELLAVTPPGGPHFNIMLHLTLLLHLLVLSLSPADASMHEEVPGFYGEEATGYGPVFEEQPVDTIYPEESPEAKITMSCRARADPPATYKWKLNNIDIDLNTQERHYSLVGGNLVISKPIKTEHVGQYFCLATNIYGTVISREASVQFGYLDLFSSEERESVYVKEGQGAVLLCAPPPHHPDELSFRWILNEFPTFIPLDKRRFVSQITGNLYISKVDSSDSGNYSCIASSPSISKSVFSNYIPLVPLAERPIRKYPADLKVKFPDTTALVGQNITLECFALGNPVPEIRWKKIDGPLPLTHEVRMAGAHLHLYNVQSEDAGSYQCEAVNSRGKDYHAARVSVEAFPEWVEHISSTEQDLGRDYTMSCIASGKPEPRIHWLKNGQPSHKKEMRFSSLTFDDSGMYQCIAENNHAIIYATAELRVYACAPTFEHNPVKRVLAAKKGRVVIECRPKAAPKPNFSWSKDTELLHNSTRVFIWEDGSLEILNVTRADEGRYTCFAENDRGKANSTGSLVVTDSTKITLAPSNADVKVGENTRMQCAASYDPSLDITFIWSLDGRVIDLHKESQHYERTLNGSSNGELLIRDLQLKHAGRYTCTAQTPIDNVTASAHLVVRGPPGAPGGVRVVNKTDQNVTLQWSRGADNHNPISKYTIQYRDSFSKDVWKNATTSPTDVEGNTEMATAVDLIPWMEYEFRVIATSTLGTGEPSSPSPKIKTLEAFPVVAPSDVGGGGGNSRELTITWTPVQPQYYYGPDFGYIVAFKPQDGTQWMRVTVADPQAKRYVHKDSTIPPMTDYQVKVKAFNRKGEGPFSLTAVISSAQDAPSEAPVRVDGRALSATEAIVWWLPLSQSNIDGYQVKYWRNHEDSEGGAQRVVVPGSENHTRLEGMKPDSHYLIEVRGYNSAGYGPASEHHQIHTKRPPPSRAPKILGKKFKGQSVNIAWEPVKPLANEASIEGYKVLYRQQGHSTGTLYTTTRQNIDLPMFSDGNYVVEVRAHSEGGDGAVAQISITGGGVMSAPSLSVLSLLLVASLCLNL
- the LOC129107716 gene encoding contactin-1a-like isoform X2; this encodes MLHLTLLLHLLVLSLSPADASMHEEVPGFYGEEATGYGPVFEEQPVDTIYPEESPEAKITMSCRARADPPATYKWKLNNIDIDLNTQERHYSLVGGNLVISKPIKTEHVGQYFCLATNIYGTVISREASVQFGYLDLFSSEERESVYVKEGQGAVLLCAPPPHHPDELSFRWILNEFPTFIPLDKRRFVSQITGNLYISKVDSSDSGNYSCIASSPSISKSVFSNYIPLVPLAERPIRKYPADLKVKFPDTTALVGQNITLECFALGNPVPEIRWKKIDGPLPLTHEVRMAGAHLHLYNVQSEDAGSYQCEAVNSRGKDYHAARVSVEAFPEWVEHISSTEQDLGRDYTMSCIASGKPEPRIHWLKNGQPSHKKEMRFSSLTFDDSGMYQCIAENNHAIIYATAELRVYACAPTFEHNPVKRVLAAKKGRVVIECRPKAAPKPNFSWSKDTELLHNSTRVFIWEDGSLEILNVTRADEGRYTCFAENDRGKANSTGSLVVTDSTKITLAPSNADVKVGENTRMQCAASYDPSLDITFIWSLDGRVIDLHKESQHYERTLNGSSNGELLIRDLQLKHAGRYTCTAQTPIDNVTASAHLVVRGPPGAPGGVRVVNKTDQNVTLQWSRGADNHNPISKYTIQYRDSFSKDVWKNATTSPTDVEGNTEMATAVDLIPWMEYEFRVIATSTLGTGEPSSPSPKIKTLEAFPVVAPSDVGGGGGNSRELTITWTPVQPQYYYGPDFGYIVAFKPQDGTQWMRVTVADPQAKRYVHKDSTIPPMTDYQVKVKAFNRKGEGPFSLTAVISSAQDAPSEAPVRVDGRALSATEAIVWWLPLSQSNIDGYQVKYWRNHEDSEGGAQRVVVPGSENHTRLEGMKPDSHYLIEVRGYNSAGYGPASEHHQIHTKRPPPSRAPKILGKKFKGQSVNIAWEPVKPLANEASIEGYKVLYRQQGHSTGTLYTTTRQNIDLPMFSDGNYVVEVRAHSEGGDGAVAQISITGGGVMSAPSLSVLSLLLVASLCLNL